A genomic segment from Clostridium pasteurianum BC1 encodes:
- a CDS encoding response regulator transcription factor produces the protein MQDKILIVDDEKNILDVLAYALKREGYLIDTAYNGKEALHKVDSFNPNILILDLMLPEINGYDICKKLEEKNIGIIMLTAKSDIVDKLLGLELGADDYLTKPFDIREVIARVKSLSRRLNKNTSEKENIINIKNLTINLNERTVIIDNCLLELTSIEFDLLYLLLSNPNMVYSRDQLLDLVWKTEYFGGTRTVDTHIQRIRKKLGTDYQNLIQTVHGTGYRGVNKFNENRN, from the coding sequence TTGCAAGATAAGATACTCATAGTAGACGACGAAAAAAACATATTAGACGTATTAGCTTATGCATTAAAACGAGAAGGCTACTTAATAGATACCGCTTACAACGGTAAAGAAGCATTACATAAAGTTGATAGCTTTAATCCCAATATATTAATTTTAGATTTAATGCTCCCTGAAATAAATGGCTATGATATATGCAAAAAGTTAGAAGAAAAAAATATTGGCATTATTATGCTTACAGCTAAAAGCGACATTGTAGACAAGCTTCTTGGGTTAGAGCTGGGTGCAGACGACTACCTAACAAAACCCTTTGACATACGTGAGGTCATTGCAAGGGTTAAATCCCTTTCAAGGAGATTAAATAAAAACACAAGTGAAAAAGAAAATATAATTAATATTAAAAATCTTACAATAAACCTAAATGAAAGAACTGTTATTATAGATAACTGTCTTCTTGAATTAACTTCTATAGAATTTGATTTACTTTACCTGCTGCTTTCGAATCCCAATATGGTCTATTCCAGAGATCAACTTTTAGATTTAGTCTGGAAAACTGAATACTTTGGAGGCACAAGGACTGTGGACACACATATACAGAGAATACGAAAAAAATTAGGTACTGATTATCAAAATTTAATACAGACAGTTCACGGTACAGGCTATAGAGGAGTGAATAAATTTAATGAAAATAGGAATTAA
- a CDS encoding sensor histidine kinase — protein MKIGIKFKLVSFIALLLLIVITLSSFLVLNGIKIYQNKEAENILLNQKDIFEQYLDENFNADSSKNNGKFELVRATLFNKPWLRTIPASIYDTNGNLLSGFKPDGKLNENNEKDIMIKYAIEGKISYKRDDNVLYFYSPIKYKNNTAAILELQYSTKESNNFYNNIKLMFYGTGSLSLIIGIILGFFYLSNFTKDIYTMRNSVKNIENGNFNNIEPLRRRDELGELSKGLIYMSNTIEKNIKELEVEKNILSRAVKKLQKMDKEQKEFIGNVTHEFKTPITAIKAYADVMGMYSNDISLIGNGTESISKECDRLTSMVDKILKLSALERYDFEIEKKEINIKDLIEQICLRMSGKIKKNKLTLDYKVDDINITADPDNLRHIIINLIDNAIKYNKSGGSIKLSCQKNEDTLQINVTDTGIGMSEEHLDKIFEPFYRVEPHRSSKTGGTGLGLALVENLVKKQKGTIKVNSTLSKGTSFSISLPL, from the coding sequence ATGAAAATAGGAATTAAATTTAAACTGGTATCCTTCATAGCCCTACTTTTGTTAATTGTTATAACTCTCTCAAGTTTTCTAGTGCTAAATGGTATAAAAATCTATCAAAATAAAGAAGCTGAAAACATTTTATTAAATCAAAAGGACATTTTTGAGCAGTATTTGGATGAAAACTTTAATGCAGATAGCAGTAAAAATAATGGTAAATTTGAATTAGTAAGAGCAACTCTTTTCAATAAGCCTTGGCTCAGAACTATACCTGCCAGTATATATGATACAAATGGGAACCTTCTTTCTGGTTTTAAACCAGATGGTAAATTAAACGAAAATAATGAAAAAGATATCATGATTAAATATGCCATAGAAGGTAAAATATCTTATAAACGTGATGACAATGTGCTATATTTTTATTCTCCTATTAAATATAAAAATAATACGGCAGCAATTCTAGAACTCCAATATTCCACTAAGGAAAGTAATAATTTTTACAACAATATTAAGCTGATGTTCTATGGTACAGGTTCTCTTTCTTTAATTATCGGAATAATATTAGGCTTCTTTTATTTATCTAATTTCACTAAGGATATATACACTATGAGAAATTCAGTTAAAAACATTGAAAATGGAAATTTCAATAACATAGAGCCACTTCGCAGAAGAGATGAACTGGGAGAATTGAGTAAAGGTCTAATATATATGAGCAATACCATTGAAAAAAATATTAAAGAATTAGAAGTTGAAAAAAACATTTTAAGTAGGGCAGTAAAAAAGCTGCAAAAAATGGATAAAGAACAAAAAGAGTTCATAGGCAACGTAACTCATGAATTCAAAACTCCTATAACTGCAATAAAAGCTTATGCAGATGTAATGGGTATGTATAGTAATGATATATCTTTAATTGGCAATGGTACTGAGAGTATATCAAAGGAATGTGACCGTCTCACTAGCATGGTTGATAAAATTTTAAAATTATCCGCTCTAGAAAGATATGATTTTGAAATAGAGAAAAAGGAAATAAATATAAAAGATCTAATAGAACAAATTTGCCTTAGAATGTCTGGTAAAATAAAGAAGAACAAATTAACTTTAGACTACAAAGTGGATGACATAAACATTACAGCAGATCCAGATAATCTTAGACATATAATTATAAATTTAATAGACAACGCTATAAAATATAATAAATCTGGCGGCAGTATAAAGCTCTCCTGCCAGAAAAATGAAGATACACTTCAAATAAATGTTACAGATACTGGTATAGGCATGTCAGAAGAACATTTAGATAAAATATTTGAACCCTTTTATAGAGTAGAACCCCATAGAAGCAGTAAGACAGGAGGAACTGGCTTAGGTTTAGCATTAGTTGAAAACCTAGTTAAAAAGCAAAAAGGCACTATAAAAGTAAATTCAACTTTAAGTAAAGGTACAAGCTTTTCCATTAGTTTACCATTGTAA